DNA sequence from the Methylacidiphilum kamchatkense Kam1 genome:
AGAACTTTCAGTGGAATTGGATTTTATCCTCAAATTTTTTCTTCGGGAAATAGAACATTCTTTTTCCGAGGAGGAAGAACGGGAAAGAGAAAATTTTATCAAACGCTTCCAGCAACTAAGTTGCCCACTGATGGCAAAAGGACTCGAAGATTGTCTTTTTTATGTCTACAATAGGTTACTTTCTCTTAACGAAGTTGGCAATGATCCATCCATCCTAGGGATTTCTTCAGAAACATTTCATTCCTTTCTAAAAGAAAGAGCGCTGTGGTGGCCTTTTACTTTCAATGCCACTTCAACGCATGATACCAAAAGAGGGGAAGATGCTCGGGCAAGGATAAATGTACTTTCAGAAATTCCACAAGAATGGGAAAAGGTTCTATATCAATGGACAGAAATCAATGAACCGGAAAAGTCCAAAGTGGGGAACATCATGGTTCCGGATTATAATGCGGAATATTTCATTTATCAATCTCTTATTGGACATTTGCCTTTTGACCTTTCGGAAATCGATTCTTTTTTGGACAGATTTAAAAAGTATTTCATAAAGGCCAGCAGGGAAGCAAAAAGCTTTTCTGGATGGCAGAATCCCAATACCGCTTATGAAGAAAAATGTTGCCAGTTTATTGAGAGTCTTTTAAATCCGAAGAATTCAAAGTTTTGGGACTCTTTTCTTCCTTTTCAAAAGAAAATTGCCCATTTTGGAATCATTAATTCTCTTTCACAGCTGCTCTTAAAAATTGCATCTCCTGGAATTCCAGATTTCTATCAGGGTTGTGAGCTGTGGGATTTTTCATTTGTTGATCCAGACAATCGCAGACCCATTGATTTCGATTGGCGAAAAAAAATTCTGATGGAATTTATAGAGGTAAGTGATGAAAAGGCTTTGGTCGAAGAACTTGTAATGAACAGTGCGGATGGCCGCATAAAGTTTTGGCTCACCTATAAGGGCTTGCAGGCTAGAAAGAAATTTCCTGAAGTTTTCGGTTCTAAATCCTACATTCCATTGACCTTTCAAGGGTCGAAAGCAAGGAATGCTTTTGCTTTTCTTAGGCAACAAGCCAACTGCTGGATTATAGCTATAGTCCCAAGGTTCTGCACGGAGCTATGCAAAGAAGGCCAGTTTCCTGTTGGAGGTGGAATTTGGCATGATACTATCTTGATGTTGCCTGAAGAGGCGCCTTTGGAATGGTCTTCTCTGCTGGTAGATGGGGAAAAAAGAAAATGGGATCGGAAAGTCAATGTTGGCGAAGCATTAGATATACTCCCTGTGGGTTTATGGTTTGGACAGACTACGAAGAGAGAGTAGACAGAATGGAGTGTTCACTAGACTTAGAACACAAAATGACTAACTCTGTTAATCTGTAAGAAGTTAAGCAATAAGAAAGCAGGACATCTTCTAGATAACTATCTCGTATTGGATTTGGAAAGGAAAGATGCTATTTTCCTTTGAACAGACACCAGTGGGAGATCATTGTCAAAGAACCGGCTTTTAAAAACCCTATCGGCTTCCCGATATTTGCATGTGTCCGAAACTAGATTAACCGAATTGAAGGCAATGCAAGCCGCTACGACCAAACGGGTCACCAATATCCTTTTTGAAATTGAGAGTAAAGCCAACCGTAACCGAACTAAGCTCATGAGTTTCTGGCTGATCTTGAAATGAACATCAATGTCATGGAACACACTGGTCGATTCCTGCAGTGCAGCTTGGAGTATGCAAAAGTTGTGATTTTGGCCTTAGTAGATAATGCCATTTCTAAAGAGTTCAACTATAAGCTAATTCAAAAGGTCTTTCTGTTTTTCTCTGCTACTCCCTCCAATCTACTCAAAGCTGTCTAGATTGGTTCTAAGCTGATTGTCTGCTTTGCCATGACTGATTTTAGGCACACCGTACGATCTGCGCCAGATGCCTTCGAACGTCAGATCCTACCTGACACAACAACATTCGAGGATCCACCCTTCCAAACCTCTTTTTGATTATGGATAAAAAGTAGGCATAGGCGATCGTTCGGCGGTCTGCAGTGCCTTCGGCATCTCACCACTTTGGGCGCATTATGTCAAAGCGTAGAATGGATGAAGATCTACCGTATTTAACGGTAAGAGATCTCAACAACTATAGTAAAGAACGATGTTTTTTGGACTGATCGGAATAGAGGTGGAGGAGGCAACTATTTGGTCAGGAGAAATAGATCCTGATCCACTCCATTTTTCGTCAGCAAGATCAAGAATTTTTTCCAATGGATAGACAACTTCTTCCTCGATCAAATATCTCCTTTCTACTGAGTCGAAGTTAGTTATTCCAAGGAGGCTTTCCTGTTTATTGTTAAAAAAAAAGAAAAAGAGCTTTTCTTCTTCATTAAAATTTACCGTAGGAGAGATGTTTGCAGAGCATATTAAAGATTTATATTTTTGGCGTAATGCAATCGTATGCTGATACAATTTCCATAGAATGGCGTGTGTCCCTTCAGTCCTTAATTCCCAATTAATAATAGATTTATTGAAAGCTTCTTGTTTTGTTGCATCATATCCTTCTTTGTCTCCATGAAAATCTGCAAACTCTTTCATTCTTCCTTTTCGAACGGCTTCTAGAAGATTGGGATCCCCATGATCGACAAAGTAGAGAAAAGGATTTTTTTCTCCATACTCTTCACCCATGAACAAAAGCGGAATGAAGCCTGAAAGAAGAGTCAATACACAAATTATTTTGAGTTCACTAAAATCAATTAGACAAGAAAGTCTTTCTCCTAAATACCTATTTCCAATCTGATCATGATTCTGAGAAAAAACGATCAGTTGGCTTCTTTTGACATGTTGAGGTTTTCTTCCATGCTTGCGTTTTCTATAAGAAGAATAGCACCCATCAATGACATATCCTTGCTTAAAAGCTTTTGCAATATGTGAAAGGGAGCCGAAATCAGAATAATATCCTTTTGTTTCCTTGGTTATATAAGCGTGCAGAGCATGATGAAAATCATCACACCATTGTCCATGGAGATGGCAGCCTCCAAAGGTTTTCGGATAAATGAATTTGGGGTCATTCCTATCACTTTCGGCAATAAGGAAATGGGTTTTATTGAATGTATGACAAAATTCTGTTGTTTTATCGGCTAATTCCTCAAGAAAAAGATACGCGCTTTCGTCATAAATGGCATGAATCGCATCCAGCCTTAAAGCATCTATGTCATATTCGGAAAACCAGAAAAGAGCATTATATATAAAAAAATTTCTAACTTCGTCAGAATAAGCATCGTCATAATTAATGGCCTCTCCCCAGGGTGTTTTATATTTTTGGGTAAAATAAGGAGCAAATTGACTAAGATAATTACCTTCCGGGCCTAAGTGGTTATATACAACATCAAGAATCACTGCCATGCCAATCTGATGACAACTATCTACTAATTTGCGCAATCCCCATGGTCCTCCGTAACTATTCTGAACGGCAAAAGGATAAACCCCATCATAACCCCAATTTCTTTTTCCTGGAAATTGCGCTACAGGCATAAGTTCTAGAGCATTTATTCCTAATTCTTTTAAGACTGGTAGTCTGGGTATGATTGCCTCAAAAGTGCCTTGTGGAGTGAATGTGCCCACGTGCAATTCATAGATAATGTAATCATCTAAAGTGGGTCTTTTTTCAGTGATTTCGCTTTTTTTAATTGCTGAAAAATCGATAACTTCGGATCGGTCATGGACGCCGTAAGGCTGATATTGAGAAGCTGGATCGGGATATTCTTTTAGCTTGTTGATTCTGTATTTATACCTAATTTTGTTTTTTTTCTCGTAGGTTTTTAGTAAGCCTCTCCAATATCCACGACTATCTTTTTCCATTGGGATGATTAGATCTTCTGGTTCGTATATGTGTACAGCGCAATCCGAAAGGAAAGGGCCCCATACAACAAAAGAGACTGCATCATTAGAACAAATGGAACCAACTGGAATTATAGAAGACAACATGTTCATTATCCTTGAACTCTGTCCTATAAAAAAAGTTGTTCTTCTGCCATTGTGAGAGAACCATTGTGAGAGAAAAAAGAACGGTCCTTACTGAATTACTTCCTTCATTGATTCTTAGCCATAGGTATTGTTTTTGTTTGGCTGATCAAGGTCAATGGAAAATTAAGAAAAGACAGAACTGCTTTACATAAAAAAGATGCTTCTTTCATCAGAGATCTTTTCAAGGAATATTCTATTTCATAGAGCACCCTTTCTAGCAAGCAAAAGTGGAGCAACCTTTCTTTTTCTTCTTTTGTTTGTGGGAGAATTTCAGATTTTGCCACTTCTAAGTATCGGTTCACAAAAACGGCTGTAGCATACCTATGCCAGCAGAGCGAAATATCTTCTAGCCATGGCTTATCTTGAGAAATCAGCAGGGAGGATTCAAGAGCCGAAAATGCTGCTAAATAGAGAGAAAAGATCATACTAGCAATATCCTTTAGCGGCGTTTTTTTTAACTTTCTTTGGCTAAATGGTATTTCTGTTTCTCCTTCAAAATCTATGATTACGAAATCCTTTCCTGTATACAAAAGCTGTTGTAAGTGAAAATCCCCATGAATCCGTATTTTTAACCCGTAATTGCCAGCAATCAGAATCTGTTGAAGTTGTTTTTCAATGATCTCTATTTTTTCATAAAAACCTAGAATTTCTTTGTCTTTTAAATCCTTGTTGTTTTTCGACAATTGTCTTTGAAGACGCAAAAGATATTCCATAGCTGATTGGAAGAGGCTGCGTTGGTACCATGTTGTAAACGGTTCAGGGGAGAAGTTTGGATCTTTGTTTTCAGCGGAAAGCCAGTTATGCATCATTGCAGTTTTTTCAGCGATCGACCGTAATTTTTCTACATATGTTCCTTCCAAGATTGCCTTACATTCGGAAGGCCACTGTAAAGGATCCATCTTTAGGAGATCTCTAGGAGCTGAAAACAACTGTTTTGATTCGAGGACTCTTTCATAATATCGACTTAAAGAATCGATGGTCAGCTGCCAGCAATCCCCTTGATTAGGAATGAATTCTTCTATCAAGCATAAAGAATGGACTGTCCCGTCTGTAGATAAAAACTCAGCGTTTCCAAGGTACTTAGGGAAGAAAGGAAGGCTTTCTTTCGATTCTAGATATTCTAAAATTTCTATTTCAGGGTTGATCCCCTCGTTTAGTGGTCTGTAAAACTTGCACATTATTTTATTTTCAAAGTTGATCAACAAATTTCTTTGTTTGTCAGGAAGCACTTGAGAGGAGATGGGGAGTTGTCCTTCTCTACAAGTTTCTTCAAGTTTTGAAGAAGGCTTTGCCACTACTTTACCTTTTCCTAAGTTTATATGTCTTCCAGAGGCAATCCAATCAAGCATCCAGGAACGAAATGTCGATTCATACATGGCATCTATAAGCAGTCCCTCTTGTTCCTTCTCTTTGAATTTGCAAAACACGCACTCTGGATTTTTCTTTCCGATTTCATCAACGTCTTTTTTCTCAGTTTTTTTCAGAAAAAAGAAAAATGGTTCTGGATTCCCTACATCATAATAAAAAGCAAACAATACACACTGTATATCTTCTCCTAAAAACCGGAGGGCTTTTAATTCGATTGCATCCTGGATTTCTACCCGCAGCAGCTTTTTGCCCAGAAGGTTAAACCACTTAAACTGAGAAAGGTACAAGGGCAGGACTTTAGAAGCAAAACGTTCCCCCTCTGAGCTTAACCAAAAGGATGGCGAAGGGACCTCTTCAAGAGCAATCGTTGAAACTCTTTCTAATTGTTGCTGAGAAGAGTCATAGGAGGGATTGAGAGAAAACCAGAAATAAGCATAGGGAGAAAGGACAAATAAAAGAGGGTTTTCGGTTATTTTTGGTAGAGTAGCTTTACCGAATGTTTCTGTTGGAATGTA
Encoded proteins:
- the treZ gene encoding malto-oligosyltrehalose trehalohydrolase; its protein translation is MLSSIIPVGSICSNDAVSFVVWGPFLSDCAVHIYEPEDLIIPMEKDSRGYWRGLLKTYEKKNKIRYKYRINKLKEYPDPASQYQPYGVHDRSEVIDFSAIKKSEITEKRPTLDDYIIYELHVGTFTPQGTFEAIIPRLPVLKELGINALELMPVAQFPGKRNWGYDGVYPFAVQNSYGGPWGLRKLVDSCHQIGMAVILDVVYNHLGPEGNYLSQFAPYFTQKYKTPWGEAINYDDAYSDEVRNFFIYNALFWFSEYDIDALRLDAIHAIYDESAYLFLEELADKTTEFCHTFNKTHFLIAESDRNDPKFIYPKTFGGCHLHGQWCDDFHHALHAYITKETKGYYSDFGSLSHIAKAFKQGYVIDGCYSSYRKRKHGRKPQHVKRSQLIVFSQNHDQIGNRYLGERLSCLIDFSELKIICVLTLLSGFIPLLFMGEEYGEKNPFLYFVDHGDPNLLEAVRKGRMKEFADFHGDKEGYDATKQEAFNKSIINWELRTEGTHAILWKLYQHTIALRQKYKSLICSANISPTVNFNEEEKLFFFFFNNKQESLLGITNFDSVERRYLIEEEVVYPLEKILDLADEKWSGSGSISPDQIVASSTSIPISPKNIVLYYSC